The window CGGCCCGCGCCGCGAGCGCGGTCGGCACGCGGCACGGCCCCCCGCCGGCTCGCGTGCGGCGGCAGGGACTGGTCTGCGCCACCTCGACCACGTGGTCGACGGCCTGCTCGCCCTGCCCGGGCGGTGGGGCACCACGTCCCGCGCGAGCCGCGCCTGCGCGGCGGCGGTGGCGCTGGGCCTGCTCGCGGTGGGCGCCTCGGCGGGGGTCAGCGCCCTGTCCCCGGCACCGGCCGCGACCTCCTCCTCCGCTGACCGGACGGCGGCCGTCGCCGCGCGGGCCGGCTCGGTGCGGGCCTCGTCGTCGTCCTCAACGTCCTCGTCGTCCTCGCAGGCAGCGGCGGCGGTGCCGGCGCCGACCGCCGTCCCGCTGTCAGCGGGCCTGCCCTCCACCGTCCCGGCGCCGACCGCGCTGCGGATCCCCTCCCTCGGCGTCTCCTCGCCCCTGGTGCGCCTAGGCATCCGGCCCGACGGCTCCCTGGAGGTCCCGGCGGACGCGCAGCGGGCGGGGTGGTTCGCGCAGGGCGTCGCCCCGGGGGGCGTCGGGCCGGCGGTCATCGCGGGCCACGTGGACTCCCGCACCGGGCCCGGGGTCTTCGCGCACCTGGCGGGGATCGGGGTGGGCGCGCTGGTGGAGGTGGGCCGCGCTGACGGCAGCACCGCCGAGTTCGTGGTCACCAGCGTCCAGCAGGTGGCCAAGGACGCCTTCCCCACCCAGTCCGTCTACGGCCCGGTGGCCGGTCCGGAGCTGCGCCTCATCACGTGCGGCGGGGCCTTCGACCAGAGCACCGGGCACTACGTGGACAACGTGGTCGTCTACGCCCGGCAGGCGCAGACGACCACGTCGTAGGTCCGGGCGTCAGAGCGAGGGGAACCAGATCCCGATCTCGCGGGCCGCGGACTCCGGCGAGTCCGAGCCGTGCACGAGGTTCTGCTGCACCTTCAGGCCCCAGTCGCGGCCGAGGTCACCGCGGATGGTGCCGGGAGCGGCGGTGGTCGGGTCGGTCGTCCCGGCCAGGGAACGGAACCCCTCGATGCAGCGCTCCCCCTCGACCACCACGGCCACGAGCGGACCGGAGGCCATGAACTCCAGCAGCGGGGCGTAGAACGGCTTGCCCTCGTGCTCGGCGTAGTGGGCGGCCAGCTCGGCCTGCGTCGCCTCGCGCTGCTGCAGGGCCACGATCCGGTACCCCTTCGCCTCGATGCGGGACAGCACGGCCCCGGTGAGGCCGCGGCGCACGCCGTCGGGCTTGACGAGGACGAGGCTGCGCTCGGTGGCGGCGGAGTCGGTGGTCGGCTCAGTGGTCACGGCCCGGACCCTAGCGGCGCACGGGGTCGGGGCCGACCCGACGGCCCCCTGGCGGGTGAGCGCGCGACCCCGGGAGAGCATGGGGACGTGGACGACGACGAGGCGCGCGGCGGCTCCCCCGTGACGGGTGAGGGCTTCGCCGCGCGCCTGCGCCGGGAGACGGCGCAGGCGCACGCGGGCGCGGAGCGCTCGCCGTTCATGGCCGAGCTGCTCGCCGGGGACCTGGCGCCGGAGGCGCTGACGGCGCTGCTGCTGCAGGTGCACCACCTCTACGCCGTGCTCGAGCCCGCCGTCGACGCGATGCGCGGCGACGTCGTCGTCGCCCCGTTCGCCGATGAGCACCTGCGGCGGCTGCCCGCGGTCTCCGAGGACCTGCGGGCCCGGCTCGGCGAGGGGTGGCGCTCCCACCTCGTGCCGCTGCCCGCCACCGAGCGCTACGCGCAGCGGCTCCAGGAGGTGGCGGGGTGGCCCGGCGGGCTGGTGGCCCACCACTACCTGCGCTACCTCGGGGACCTGTCCGGCGGCCAGGTGGTGCGCCGGCTGCTCGCCCGCGCGTACGGGGTGGCCGAGGAGGAGCTGCGCTCGTGGGACTTCCCCGGCGTGCCCTCGCCGAAGCGGTACCGCGACCACTACCGCTCGCTGCTGGACGCGGCCCCGTGGGACGAGGCCGAGCGCGACCGCGTGGTGGCGGAGGCCAGCCGCGGCTACCGGCTCAACGAGGACCTGTTCGCCGACCTCGGCGGCTCGCTGCCCGCCTGGCGCCGCTAGCCCTGTCGCGCCTGGCGCTGCGCCGCGACCTGCTCGGCGAGCTGCGCAGCCCAGCGCCGCCGGTCGCGGTCGATGCGGTGGCCGATGGAGACCAGCCACCACCACAGCGCCGCGAAGCCGAGCGCCACGACGAGGGCCGCGACGCCCGCGTCGACCACCACCAGCGCCAGCCCCGCGCCGACCACCACGAGGAGCAGCTGGACGGCGGTGCCGACCGCCACGCCGCGCGGGCTGCGCGCGGCACCGCTCGCCACGACGCAGACGACGACGAGCGCCAGGCCCACGCCCCAGGTCCACCCGCGGCCGACGCCCTGCCCCGGCAGGAAGGCGGCGGCCACCATGGTCCCGAAGAGGACGGCGAAGGCCTCCAGCAGCAGCGTGGTGGACGCGAGCCGCGCGGTCATCGTGGGCGGCGGCACCGTCAGCTCACCCTGCTGCGCCGGACCCTGGCCCGCGGGGGCGCTCGACGGCTCGGGGCTCTGCGACACGCCTGCCAGCCTACGTCGCCCCTCCCCCACCGCGACGATCACGGAAGTCCGCGCCACCACCGCCGCACACCCCCCGCAGCTCCCGACACCAGGGGTCCGGCGGACGACCTCCGAGTGCGCCGGAGCGCACCCGGTCGGGACAGGGACAGGGGCAGGGGTCGGGGTCAGCGGGCGGTGGGGGCCCGCAGCAGCGTCCGCGCGTCGCCGACGAGCGTGATCGACCCGGTGACGAGCACGCCGGCGCCGAGACCGCCGGGCGCCTCGGACTCCGACCTGTCCACGGCCACCTGGAGGGCCTCGTCGAGCCGCTCGGCCACGTGGACGCGCTCGCCGAGGTCGCCGCCGAAGATGTCCAGGGCGATGTCGGCGAGGTCGTCGACCTCCATGGCGCGCGGCGAGCTGGACCGGGTGATCACCACCTCGTCGAGCACGGGCTCGAGCACCTCGAGCATGCCGAGCGCGTCCTTGCCCTCGAGGACCGCGACCACGCCCACCAGCCGCGTGTACTCGAAGGAGTCCTCCAGGGCCGCCACCAGCGACTGCGCACCGCCGGTGTTGTGGGCGGCGTCGACGAGCACCACCGGCGAGCGGCGCACCACCTCCAGGCGCCCCGGCGTGGTGACGTCGGCGTAGGCGGCGCGCACGACGTCGGGCTCGAGGCCCTCCCCGCCGAGGAACGCCTCCACGGCGGCCAGCGCCACGGCCGCGTTGTGCCCCTGGTGCTCCCCGAACGCCGTGAGCAGCACGTCGGAGTACGTCGTCCCGCCGATGCCCTGCAGCTCCAGCACCTGCCCGCCGACGGCGACCACGCGCGAGGTGACCCCGAACTCCAGGCCCTCGCGGGCCACCGTGGCGCCCACCTCGACGGCGCGGCGCAGCAGCACCTGCGCGGCCTCGACGGGCTGCTGGGCGAGCACCACGGCGCAGCCTTCGGTGAAGATGCCGGACTTCGTCTCGGCGATCTCCTCGACGGTGTCGCCCAGCAGCTCGGTGTGGTCCAGGGAGATCGGCGTGACCACGGCGACGGTGGCGTCGGCGACGTTGGTGGCGTCCCACGTGCCACCGACCCCGACCTCGACCACGGCGACGTCCACCGGCGCGTCGGCGAACGCCGCGAAGGCCAGTACGGCGAGCGCCTCGAAGTACGTCAGCGGCACCTGCCCGTCCTGGCGCAGGCGACCGTCGACGATGGCGAGGTAGGGCGCGACGTCCTCGTGGACCGCCACGAACGCCTCGTCGGAGATCGGCTCGCCGTCGATGCTGATGCGCTCGGTCACGCTGGACAGGTGCGGGCTGGTGAAGCGCCCGGTGCGCAGGTTCATCTCGCGCAGCAGCCGCTCGGCGAACCGCGAGGTCGACGTCTTGCCGTTGGTGCCCGTCAGGTGGATGACCGGGTAGGCGCGCTGCGGGTCCCCCAGCAGCTCCAGCACCTGCCGGACCGGCTCCAGGCGCGGCTGGACCGCGCTCTCCGGGGTGCGCGCGAGCAGCTCGGCGTGCACGGCGCGCAGCCGCGCGGCCGCCTCGCGGCGCTCCTCGGCCTGCTGCGCCGCCCGCTCC of the Quadrisphaera sp. RL12-1S genome contains:
- a CDS encoding DUF4233 domain-containing protein, whose amino-acid sequence is MSQSPEPSSAPAGQGPAQQGELTVPPPTMTARLASTTLLLEAFAVLFGTMVAAAFLPGQGVGRGWTWGVGLALVVVCVVASGAARSPRGVAVGTAVQLLLVVVGAGLALVVVDAGVAALVVALGFAALWWWLVSIGHRIDRDRRRWAAQLAEQVAAQRQARQG
- a CDS encoding class F sortase; amino-acid sequence: GPRRERGRHAARPPAGSRAAAGTGLRHLDHVVDGLLALPGRWGTTSRASRACAAAVALGLLAVGASAGVSALSPAPAATSSSADRTAAVAARAGSVRASSSSSTSSSSSQAAAAVPAPTAVPLSAGLPSTVPAPTALRIPSLGVSSPLVRLGIRPDGSLEVPADAQRAGWFAQGVAPGGVGPAVIAGHVDSRTGPGVFAHLAGIGVGALVEVGRADGSTAEFVVTSVQQVAKDAFPTQSVYGPVAGPELRLITCGGAFDQSTGHYVDNVVVYARQAQTTTS
- a CDS encoding biliverdin-producing heme oxygenase, giving the protein MDDDEARGGSPVTGEGFAARLRRETAQAHAGAERSPFMAELLAGDLAPEALTALLLQVHHLYAVLEPAVDAMRGDVVVAPFADEHLRRLPAVSEDLRARLGEGWRSHLVPLPATERYAQRLQEVAGWPGGLVAHHYLRYLGDLSGGQVVRRLLARAYGVAEEELRSWDFPGVPSPKRYRDHYRSLLDAAPWDEAERDRVVAEASRGYRLNEDLFADLGGSLPAWRR
- the ndk gene encoding nucleoside-diphosphate kinase: MTTEPTTDSAATERSLVLVKPDGVRRGLTGAVLSRIEAKGYRIVALQQREATQAELAAHYAEHEGKPFYAPLLEFMASGPLVAVVVEGERCIEGFRSLAGTTDPTTAAPGTIRGDLGRDWGLKVQQNLVHGSDSPESAAREIGIWFPSL
- a CDS encoding bifunctional folylpolyglutamate synthase/dihydrofolate synthase: MSRVEGGSPERAAQQAEERREAAARLRAVHAELLARTPESAVQPRLEPVRQVLELLGDPQRAYPVIHLTGTNGKTSTSRFAERLLREMNLRTGRFTSPHLSSVTERISIDGEPISDEAFVAVHEDVAPYLAIVDGRLRQDGQVPLTYFEALAVLAFAAFADAPVDVAVVEVGVGGTWDATNVADATVAVVTPISLDHTELLGDTVEEIAETKSGIFTEGCAVVLAQQPVEAAQVLLRRAVEVGATVAREGLEFGVTSRVVAVGGQVLELQGIGGTTYSDVLLTAFGEHQGHNAAVALAAVEAFLGGEGLEPDVVRAAYADVTTPGRLEVVRRSPVVLVDAAHNTGGAQSLVAALEDSFEYTRLVGVVAVLEGKDALGMLEVLEPVLDEVVITRSSSPRAMEVDDLADIALDIFGGDLGERVHVAERLDEALQVAVDRSESEAPGGLGAGVLVTGSITLVGDARTLLRAPTAR